The following proteins are encoded in a genomic region of Planctomycetia bacterium:
- a CDS encoding molybdopterin dinucleotide binding domain-containing protein, producing the protein MTARRFLMNAGRTTKQGQQINIGKDHPEYIAMTTTITMHPDDMREIGVAAGNQVRVKSETGEAMFICKEGKVPSGMIFVVYGPPTCKLMGQITDGTGMPTSKGWEVEVELAG; encoded by the coding sequence ATGACGGCGCGACGCTTCCTGATGAACGCCGGCCGGACCACGAAGCAAGGGCAGCAGATCAACATCGGCAAGGATCATCCCGAATACATCGCGATGACCACGACGATCACGATGCATCCGGATGACATGCGGGAAATTGGTGTCGCCGCGGGAAACCAGGTCCGCGTGAAGTCGGAAACCGGCGAAGCAATGTTCATCTGCAAGGAAGGAAAAGTGCCGTCCGGCATGATCTTCGTCGTCTACGGCCCGCCGACCTGCAAACTGATGGGCCAGATTACCGACGGGACGGGCATGCCGACCTCAAAGGGCTGGGAAGTGGAAGTGGAGTTGGCGGGGTAA
- the tsaE gene encoding tRNA (adenosine(37)-N6)-threonylcarbamoyltransferase complex ATPase subunit type 1 TsaE, with the protein MPSITLTSHCEQDTDRFGAALADCLPAGSVIALEGPLGAGKTRLVQGWAGALGIDAKDVSSPTFVLCHEHHGRLDLYHFDAYRAKGPAEFWDLGIDEYYDAGGIVVIEWASRVAECLPASRWEIAIDVIAPDERRFRIMTVGDVDGAALARLEKSYTSGTNRHTSP; encoded by the coding sequence ATGCCATCGATCACATTGACGTCCCATTGCGAGCAGGACACCGACCGCTTTGGCGCGGCGCTGGCTGATTGCTTGCCGGCCGGGAGCGTCATTGCGCTCGAAGGGCCGCTCGGCGCCGGCAAGACCCGACTCGTGCAAGGCTGGGCGGGGGCGCTAGGCATCGATGCGAAGGATGTCTCCAGTCCCACGTTTGTCCTTTGCCACGAGCATCACGGCCGGTTGGACCTGTACCATTTCGATGCCTATCGAGCCAAGGGCCCGGCGGAGTTCTGGGACCTGGGGATCGACGAGTATTATGATGCCGGCGGCATCGTCGTCATCGAATGGGCCAGCCGCGTGGCGGAATGCTTACCGGCGTCGCGTTGGGAGATCGCCATCGACGTCATTGCCCCGGACGAACGCCGGTTTCGCATCATGACCGTGGGCGACGTTGACGGCGCGGCCTTGGCTCGTCTCGAAAAGTCCTATACTAGCGGCACAAACCGCCACACTAGCCCGTAG